One Choristoneura fumiferana chromosome 25, NRCan_CFum_1, whole genome shotgun sequence genomic region harbors:
- the LOC141442064 gene encoding uncharacterized protein, translating into MNPADLPSRGCNAKHLLKSKWWEGPAWLKAEESEWPMSQLNVDEQEVNKERKKIVLANTTADISTILSRLTYFSKFTMIVRTVGWILRFAYNCKNKNKRRGELTCEEFQSAEKKILKMVQAEMMADGIKKSKNLQIFKDEEGLLRIRTKLVLSDEPTDFVCPIFLPGKHLIIKRLVTSKHHMLHHAGPGILMTVLRETYWITGVRRLVSSTVSKCVTCKRQSVKHADTPLPPLPLDRIKPAAAFEVTGIDLAGPLFLRSGGKVWIILFTCAVYRAVHLELTKSLSTEAFLMALRRFIARRGRVNTIYTDNGTNFHGADNLLKALNWEEIAAYSSVRSIKWKFNPPAAPWWGGWWERLIRCLKELLRRNLGQKTVTYEELSTILCDCEALMNSRPLTYIADNSENLKPLTPACFVQGLPASETPDLDQLDHDSLNRRLRYLHKLRGDLRERFRNEYLGMLIQKGKERDSNIKVGDVVLVETDAKRIKWPLGVILEVYTGKDGNARVARVRTADGEYTRAYQRLYPLEVQPDEVL; encoded by the coding sequence ATGAACCCTGCCGACTTACCTTCGAGAGGCTGCAACGCTAAACACCTACTGAAGAGTAAATGGTGGGAGGGACCGGCTTGGCTGAAAGCAGAAGAAAGTGAATGGCCTATGTCTCAATTAAACGTTGATGAGCAAGAAGTCAACAAAGAAAGGAAGAAGATCGTACTTGCTAATACTACGGCAGATATTAGTACAATTCTATCCAGACTGACTTACTTTTCCAAATTTACTATGATAGTGAGAACGGTTGGCTGGATATTAAGATTTGCGTACAActgcaagaataaaaataaacgaagaGGTGAACTGACCTGTGAGGAGTTTCAGAGCGCCGAGAAGAAAATTTTAAAGATGGTTCAAGCCGAAATGATGGCAGATGGTATCAAAAAGTCGAAAAATCTGCAAATATTTAAAGATGAGGAAGGCTTATTAAGAATTCgcacaaagcttgtacttagtGATGAGCCCACAGACTTTGTATGTCCGATATTTCTGCCTGGGAAGCATCTTATAATCAAAAGACTAGTAACCTCGAAACACCACATGTTGCATCACGCCGGCCCGGGTATTCTAATGACAGTACTCAGGGAGACTTATTGGATCACTGGTGTTAGACGACTTGTTAGTTCAACAGTATCAAAATGCGTAACCTGCAAGCGACAATCGGTGAAACATGCCGACACACCGTTACCACCTTTGCCTCTGGACAGAATAAAACCTGCTGCTGCCTTTGAAGTGACTGGTATTGATCTAGCTGGTCCTCTCTTTCTGCGGTCGGGAGGGAAGGTgtggataattttatttacgtgtGCTGTATACCGCGCCGTACACCTGGAACTAACAAAATCGCTGTCAACTGAAGCTTTTCTCATGGCGTTACGACGGTTTATTGCAAGACGTGGAAGAGTCAACACAATTTACACGGATAATGGCACTAATTTCCACGGAGCTGATAATCTGTTAAAAGCATTGAATTGGGAAGAGATAGCAGCTTACTCCAGTGTGCGAAGCATCAAGTGGAAGTTCAATCCACCGGCTGCGCCATGGTGGGGAGGTTGGTGGGAGCGATTGATTCGTTGTCTTAAGGAACTTCTCCGACGCAACTTGGGACAGAAAACAGTCACTTATGAGGAACTGTCAACCATACTTTGTGATTGTGAGGCCTTGATGAATTCACGGCCCCTAACCTACATCGCGGATAACTCAGAAAACTTGAAGCCTCTGACGCCAGCCTGCTTCGTGCAAGGGCTTCCTGCCAGCGAGACTCCAGATTTAGACCAGCTCGACCATGACTCTTTGAATAGGCGATTAAGGTATTTGCATAAGCTAAGAGGAGATCTAAGAGAGCGGTTTAGGAACGAGTACTTGGGGATGCTCATACAGAAGGGTAAGGAGAGGGACTCTAATATAAAGGTAGGCGATGTCGTATTGGTAGAGACTGATGCGAAGCGTATAAAGTGGCCTTTAGGAGTTATCTTAGAAGTATATACTGGAAAAGATGGAAATGCTAGAGTAGCTAGAGTACGCACAGCCGACGGCGAGTACACCCGGGCATATCAACGTCTATACCCGCTGGAAGTGCAACCTGACGAGGTCCTGTGA
- the LOC141442065 gene encoding uncharacterized protein codes for MQVRAFIDTGAQRSYLRRDIIEDLGLKPVSKETLSHCLFGGIETKKQSFNCYEFTVASLDNEFQCKITALDKSTICGYIPRLNTNHELFQELKKHNIALSDVGEEATPTIGLLIGADYAGFLLTDSFIRLNNNLVAMKNKFGWTLQGPIMNACSVMTNVVSANLQLSELWDLETLGIRDPAEVASKTKSDSIIMDQFRNSIKINNEGRYEVDLPWKPNHGELLDNKQLAERRLMSTTQRLLKLNEFDNYCQVFEDWLKEGVIEEVNDTARPKHYLSHHAVIKSSSLTTRVRPVFDASARDRNGNSLNSFLEKGINCLELIPKLLIKFRKYAIGITSDIKKAFLQISLNDEDRRYLSFLWWKNNERKDLITYRHRRVVFGVTSSPFLLGATINYHLEKYTEKYKDTAERLKNSFYVDNCVTSLESEQEAQIFIEEAKRVMLEAKFDLRGWVTAPMTNKDMTSKEDSSMNPADLPSRGCNAKHLLKSKWWEGPAWLKAEESEWPMSQLNVDEQEVNKERKKIVLANTTAGPESESADNSKL; via the exons ATGCAG GTACGGGCATTTATTGATACGGGCGCACAAAGATCGTATTTACGTCGCGATATTATTGAGGATTTAGGTCTTAAACCTGTCAGCAAAGAAACTTTGTCACACTGTCTCTTCGGCGGGATTGAAACTAAGAAGCAGTCGTTCAACTGCTACGAATTCACTGTCGCGAGCCTAGACAACGAGTTTCAATGCAAGATTACTGCGCTTGACAAATCCACGATCTGCGGCTACATACCTCGTTTGAACACAAACCACGAATTGTTTCAAGAGTTGAAGAAACATAACATCGCGTTGAGTGACGTCGGCGAAGAGGCTACGCCCACCATCGGGTTGCTAATCGGCGCAGACTATGCAGGCTTTTTGCTCACTGACAGTTTCATACGTCTGAACAATAACCTCGTggcaatgaaaaataaatttggatgGACACTTCAAGGGCCCATAATGAACGCATGCAGTGTAATGACGAACGTAGTATCGGCTAACTTGCAATTATCGGAGCTTTGGGATTTAGAAACTCTTGGAATACGAGACCCGGCGGAAGTTGCAAGCAAGACGAAGTCTGACTCTATCATAATGGACCAGTTTAGAAATTCGATCAAAATCAACAACGAAGGACGGTACGAAGTAGATTTACCGTGGAAACCAAATCATGGAGAGCTTCTTGACAACAAACAGTTAGCTGAACGAAGATTGATGTCAACAACACAGAGACTTCTAAAGCTGAACGAGTTTGATAACTACTGTCAAGTCTTTGAAGATTGGTTGAAGGAGGGCGTAATTGAAGAGGTCAATGACACAGCGAGACCAAAACACTACCTGTCACATCACGCTGTCATAAAGAGCTCCAGCCTGACCACGAGAGTTCGTCCAGTTTTTGACGCGTCTGCTCGAGATCGTAATGGGAATTCTCTCAACTCGTTCCTAGAAAAGGGCATAAATTGTCTTGAACTCATTCCGAAACTACTGatcaaatttagaaaatatgCGATTGGGATAACGTCCGACATTAAGAAAGCCTTTCTTCAGATATCACTGAATGATGAAGACAGACGATATCTGTCTTTTCTGTGGTGGAAGAATAATGAAAGAAAAGACTTGATAACCTACCGCCATCGTCGTGTGGTATTCGGCGTAACGTCCAGTCCATTTCTTTTGGGTGCGACTATAAATTACCACTTGGAAAAGTACACCGAAAAATATAAGGACACGGCTGAGCGTCTCAAGAACTCTTTCTATGTTGATAACTGCGTCACAAGCCTAGAGAGTGAGCAAGAAGCACAAATCTTCATAGAAGAGGCGAAAAGAGTAATGTTGGAGGCGAAATTTGACTTACGAGGTTGGGTCACAGCTCCCATGACCAATAAAGACATGACGTCAAAAGAAGACA GCTCGATGAACCCTGCCGACTTACCTTCGAGAGGCTGCAACGCTAAACACCTACTGAAGAGTAAATGGTGGGAGGGACCGGCTTGGCTGAAAGCAGAAGAAAGTGAATGGCCTATGTCTCAATTAAACGTTGATGAGCAAGAAGTCAACAAAGAAAGGAAGAAGATCGTACTTGCTAATACTACGGCAG GCCCAGAGTCGGAGTCCGCCGATAACTCTAAATTGTAa